The region ttatattgttatattaaaatatgtattgtttaaaaatatgtattttattattattatttattagtattctgtacacaatttttaatacatggtTCAATTGCACTTTCAACTGCGTTTAACATACATTACAATTGTTGGtgacatatattaaaaataaaaaatataattttataaatttgtataattattcttaaactaattttaaaattataaatagttatatAGAACTGTATAACCATCTCATTTTATTAAGTCACCACCCCAgtctattattatatatgataacgtttattatacaatttgcaCAAACGTTACAAATTGCATGGAGGCTTTTTTATAGATCGATAAACTTAATATCAAACCAATTTACATAATGACTAGTATCAAATTGTTATTGATTCAGTTGTGACCACTGACACACTATGGAtccattattttacatttagtcGAATGAATCCGTCTATAAACATGAGTAAAAAGAATCTCGTGTTGCAAGTTAccctaaataatttaaaattattaggaaTATGGTCCGGTAATGGAAAAATAAACTGCTTGAAATATGTTCTGATGACacctttattatattcaatgcCTCTATCGATAATTTACGATTTTGCTTATAGAATTAAATGTgagtaatgaaataatttaaatgacaaaataatttaatatattgttttttagttgGGATTCCTTTAGACACAGAATTAATAGAACCACTTTGTGCTGCCATACCTTTTGTCTACATGAACATTCAATTCATACTTAACGTAGACTTAATGCTGTCTATATGTTTTCATCTGTCCAACGAGGAGGACTTTCAGTTCCCACCTGACTTTGCAGAGATTAGGGATAAGACGAACAGACGTGTAATGTTATTCAGTTTCAGCATGTTTATGATATGCACCTTTTACGGTGTCACAcatatctttataaaaaattcatgtggcacattaaaaaaaacaacaaatccaGAACTATCTTGCGGCATTTTCTTACCCACTATTTTACCGTTTGACATGAACTTTTTTCCACTTCTTCAGGTTTTATATTTAGCTGAACAATTATCaacatatcatattttttttgggGGTTGTTGTCTAGTTGCATTGGTTTACGAAATAGTTACGTATATCGGAAATAGAATGAATCACTTATGCCTCATCTTAGAAGGTATTCCAAATGAAAAagatgtaaaaatacaaaaagaaattatgAAGCTTTGTATTCGGTACCATCAAGATATCATTAGGTAAGGTAATCACTAATAAAAGCCatacatcaaatattttattgtagtatatcaaataaaaccgCGAAACTGTATAATAAAGTATTGGGGATTCACACAATTTTTACAGCTATAGTCATAGCTTTGATAGCAAGGCAATCTTCGgtatttatgtgtattttatattatttaatgcggtttgtaatataaagttttcatTTTGTAGAACATTGATGCAGTCGTGCAGATGATCGGTTGGttaactacaatatttataatgtgtcACTCTGGACAAGATCTCATTTAcatagtattaatttttttattcaaacattCGCAAATACTAAATGTCTCTCTGTTATAGAGTGAAACTTTGGGAGACAAAATTATATGCATGTGTAATTGGTATAAGATGAATAAGTCATTACAAAGAGATTTGCAGTTAATTATATTGCGCAGCCAAAAACCTTTGACTATTTCAGCTGGACCATTCGCAAATTTGACATACGATTTATTCATAATGgtaataacatatatatttaatgtttgataATAAGTTAACTTAAATtcagtagaaaaattatatgttttatgttacagattattaaaatggcGTATTCATATTTTACGTTAATTACAAGCAAAAACGAtagttaagaaatttaagaataattaaataaatatgtacacagcatttgaaattcaaaatagTGAATTCAACTTTTCAATTCCCACTGGAAtttgcaattataaaataattaaattttgttcctaGTTATGTACTGTTAATGATATTAGATATCAAATAAAGTCACATTTTTTCACTATCTATATAATTTGTCATTTCTAATACTCTTTACAACTTTTACCGTAAAACTGTATCTTTCAGCTAGTCACTTACTCAATCAACAtggagaaaaataatatatttatatgatataatacatttattatactcCAGAAATGATTACActgatatcaattttataattattctaagggttattattactattatatattttaatacagtaaAAGCTCCTTATTCCTACACTCGCGTTTTCACTATTCGCGGATTAAAATAATGCAACCCAATTTCTGTATTCGCGactaaagatttctttattcgcGGATCTAAATCTGAACGTCGGTACAATATCCTTTATAAACTGTCAAATGgagtaataaaaagtaaaatattaaaaaaaatttattttatctactgTTAGAACCATTTtcaacaggtactatttaaagttttttaattattcagtaaagtaacctttaaaatactattaaaaatatgattttaattttaataaatgtttaaacatcgtgaatgcgcaaacaaattgtataattacatctacatccaaaaggtaattaaatttatgttttcaaatatcttatcctaattcatttgattattttaattaagttttttgtttcgcatccaccatttttacaagtgttgttaaaaatggcgaatgcgcaaccaatccaataattagttactattaaacaaattctaagaataaattgattatattaaaagtaatttattttatccgctgttagatccatttttaacaggtattatttaaatttttttaagtaatcaataaagtaacctttaaaatactatataaaataagactttgatgtttaataaatgtttaaacatcgtgaatgcgcaaacaaattgtataattacatctacatccaaaaggtaattaaatttatgttttcaaatatcttatcctaattcatttgaatatattaattaagctttttgtttcgcatccaccatttttacaagtggtgttaaaaatggtgaatgcgcaaccaatccaataattagttactattaaacaaattctaagaacaagttgattatattaaaagtaatttattttacctactgttagatccatttttaacaagtactatttaaatttttttaattaatcagtaaagagACTTttgaaatactataaaaaatatgattctgatgtctaataaatgtttaaatattgtgaatacacaaactaattatataattacaactacatccaaaaggcaattaattttatgttttcaattatcttatcctaattcattttaaatgttttatttaagttttttgtttcgcatccaccatttttacaactgttgttaaaaatggcgaatgcgtgACCAGTTCAAACAGCAAAATCTCCTTACTCGCTCTAGcaatagaaaaaatggaaGTGGCGTTATCATTATTGATCGAAATGAAACTTGATCCGTGTGTGGAACCAAGTCTTATTTTTAAGAGAGAAATTGCTAATGCTTCTGCTGAATGTCTGAATTGAAAGAGCTTCTAAAAACTGCCAAGtaagataaaattacaaaattctttaAGCCATTGCCTAAGCctgaagataataattaatcaatttggttaaaaacctcaattaaattgattttttataaatatttgttctttattttgtCACCCAGGAACGTATTTCCTATAATCCCATATAAATTACCATTCACGGTTTCTGTATTCGCAGCATATTTACGGAACATATACCCCGCGAATAAGGAGCTTTTActgtatatacaaatatatgtgacatatgttatattaaaaattgaaaatatatttttatcaatttgtataattattcttGAACtcgttttacaattatatataattgtatatagaacTGTATTTCTCAAATCCTCGCATTTTATTAAGTCATTATCCTAGTCTATTATTACGTAGGATAACATGTAGTTATAGAATTTGCAAAAACGTAGCAAATTGCATTGaagcttttttatatatggGTAAATTTGATGTCAACCAATTTACATAATGATTAGTATCAAATTGTTATTGATTTACTTGTGACCACAGACACACTGTGGACCCATTATTCTACATTTAGTCGAACGAATCCATCTATAAACATGGTTAAAAAGAATCTCGTGTTGCAAGTTAccctaaataatttaaaattattaggaaTATGGTCCGGTaatggaaaaataaactacttaaaATATGTTCTGATGACGCCTTTGTTGTACTTACTGCCtctattgataatttatgattttgtttatagaatTATATGTGAGTAatggtataatttaaatgataagataatttaatatattgtatttcagtCAGCATTCCTTTAGATAAAGAATTAATAGAACCATTTTGTGCTACCATGACTATTATGTACAAGAACATTCAATTCATACTTAATATAGAATTAATGCAGTCTATACGACTTCATTTGTCCAATGAGAAGGACTTCCAGTTGCGACTAGACTTTGCAGAGATCAGGGATAAGACGAACAGACGTGCAAAGTTAGTTAGTTTCGGCATGTTTATGATGTGCACTTTTTACGGTGCCATacatatctttttaaaaaatccatgtgaaaaactaaaaaagacAACGAATCCAGAACTATCTTGCGGCCTTTTCATGCCCACTATTTTACCGTTTAACatgaatttttttccaattccttaaattctatatatacTAGAACAATTATCaacattacatatttttttgggGGGTTGTTGtgcaaatttattgatttatgaaaTAGTTATGTATATCGGAAATAGAATGAATCACCTATGCCTCATCTTAGAAAGTATTTCAAatgaaacaaatgaaaaaatacaaaaagaaaGAATCAAACTTTGTGTTGGGTACCACCAAGATATCATTAGGTAAGGTAAAATCTAGCAAAATccatatatgtaatatatattctattttagtgTGTCAAATAAAACCGCGAAACtgtat is a window of Aethina tumida isolate Nest 87 chromosome 7, icAetTumi1.1, whole genome shotgun sequence DNA encoding:
- the LOC126266279 gene encoding odorant receptor 4-like, whose product is MNHLCLILEGIPNEKDVKIQKEIMKLCIRYHQDIISISNKTAKLYNKVLGIHTIFTAIVIALIARQSSNIDAVVQMIGWLTTIFIMCHSGQDLIYISETLGDKIICMCNWYKMNKSLQRDLQLIILRSQKPLTISAGPFANLTYDLFIMIIKMAYSYFTLITSKNDS